A region from the Bacillus sp. (in: firmicutes) genome encodes:
- the hisB gene encoding imidazoleglycerol-phosphate dehydratase HisB gives MRTAEWKRVTKETNISLRFTIDGEGRADIDSGVPFLNHMLDLFTQHGKFDLVLKANGDTDIDDHHTTEDIGICLGLALKEALGDKKGIRRYGQAWVPMDDALAQVVIDLSNRPHFEMRGELPSSRVGTFDTELVHEFLWKLALEARMNLHVIIHYGRNSHHMIEAVFKALGRALDEATLLDPREKGVPSTKGVL, from the coding sequence ATGCGGACAGCCGAGTGGAAACGGGTGACGAAGGAAACAAATATTTCGTTACGATTTACAATCGACGGCGAAGGAAGAGCGGACATCGATTCCGGCGTGCCATTTTTAAACCATATGCTTGACTTGTTTACCCAGCACGGAAAGTTTGATTTAGTGCTGAAAGCGAATGGAGATACCGACATTGATGACCACCATACAACGGAAGATATCGGTATTTGTTTAGGTCTTGCTTTAAAAGAAGCGTTAGGTGATAAAAAAGGAATTCGCCGCTACGGACAGGCGTGGGTACCGATGGACGATGCGTTAGCCCAAGTCGTTATTGATTTAAGCAACCGCCCGCATTTTGAAATGAGGGGAGAACTTCCGAGTTCACGCGTCGGAACGTTCGATACTGAGTTAGTACACGAATTTTTATGGAAGCTGGCCCTAGAGGCGAGAATGAACCTACATGTCATCATCCATTACGGACGGAATTCGCATCATATGATTGAAGCGGTATTTAAAGCGTTAGGGCGGGCGCTTGATGAAGCGACCTTACTCGATCCACGCGAAAAAGGCGTTCCTTCCACGAAAGGAGTATTGTAA
- the hisA gene encoding 1-(5-phosphoribosyl)-5-[(5-phosphoribosylamino)methylideneamino]imidazole-4-carboxamide isomerase, which yields MTFQLYPAIDLRNGKCVRLFQGDFTKETVYSETPLEVAKAFVDQGAEWLHIVDLDGAKIGTPQNKQTIVQMLSELKVAVQIGGGIRSERDIEWYLENEASRLIIGSLAVRKPELIGEWVKTYGSSTFAVSLDAKDGYVATDGWLKNSRKKAVDVAKQLADIGVETFIFTDIATDGTLSGPNVQAIEQLAVATGCSVIASGGVSSIDDVRKLVALKEKGVQGAIIGKALYTGKLSLEEAYSLVNSYVS from the coding sequence ATGACATTTCAACTTTATCCAGCTATTGATTTACGAAACGGGAAGTGCGTCCGTTTGTTCCAAGGAGATTTTACGAAAGAAACGGTCTATAGCGAAACACCGCTGGAAGTGGCCAAAGCGTTTGTTGATCAAGGTGCCGAATGGTTGCACATCGTCGATTTAGACGGTGCGAAAATAGGTACCCCTCAAAATAAACAAACGATTGTTCAAATGTTATCCGAACTAAAGGTAGCGGTTCAAATTGGAGGTGGCATTCGTTCCGAACGAGACATTGAATGGTATTTGGAAAACGAAGCGAGCCGCTTAATCATCGGTAGTTTAGCCGTTAGAAAGCCAGAACTTATCGGTGAATGGGTAAAAACGTATGGTTCGTCAACATTCGCAGTGTCGTTGGATGCCAAAGACGGTTATGTTGCCACCGATGGCTGGTTAAAAAACTCTCGTAAAAAAGCGGTGGATGTGGCGAAGCAATTAGCCGATATTGGCGTTGAAACGTTTATTTTTACGGACATTGCTACGGATGGGACGCTTTCAGGACCGAACGTACAAGCGATTGAACAGTTAGCAGTTGCAACCGGGTGTTCCGTAATTGCCTCAGGTGGAGTCAGCTCCATCGACGATGTACGAAAACTGGTAGCCTTAAAAGAAAAAGGCGTGCAAGGAGCGATTATCGGTAAAGCTCTTTATACTGGAAAACTCTCGTTGGAAGAGGCGTATTCTCTGGTGAACAGCTATGTTAGCTAA
- the hisD gene encoding histidinol dehydrogenase, with translation MNITRLANPNELRRTIEQSTESQRAIVKEIIDHVRRNGDQALAYYTNQFDNVSLTTFYVSKQEIEQAYEKVGEEVVQLIREAKKRIQRFHEHQRKTSWITTDETGTMLGQKLTPLQAVGVYVPGGTASYPSSVLMNVIPAKVAGVKRIVMVTPPTRMGELPPAVLVAANEAGVTEIYKIGGAQAIAALAYGTETIAPVDKIVGPGNIYVALAKREVFGQVDIDMIAGPSEIAILADDTADAKEVAADLLSQAEHDERAASILVTPSESLALKVQQEIEKQLPELPRQHIARASLANNGRIVLVASLEEGIEAINQFAPEHLEIIVENEMEVLANIQHAGAIFLGRWSSEPVGDYLAGPNHVLPTNGTARFSSPLNVNDFIKISSIIRYSQQALEEQASKIAAFARLEGLEAHARAVEIRMEKRGDQ, from the coding sequence ATGAACATCACCCGTTTAGCCAATCCGAATGAATTACGTCGGACAATTGAACAATCAACGGAATCGCAGCGAGCCATTGTCAAAGAAATTATTGACCATGTCCGCCGAAATGGTGACCAAGCGCTCGCTTACTATACGAATCAATTTGACAACGTTTCCTTAACGACGTTTTACGTATCCAAACAAGAAATCGAGCAAGCGTATGAAAAAGTAGGAGAAGAAGTAGTGCAACTCATTCGGGAAGCAAAAAAACGCATTCAACGGTTCCATGAACATCAGCGCAAAACAAGCTGGATCACGACAGACGAAACAGGGACAATGCTTGGTCAAAAATTGACCCCATTACAGGCGGTCGGCGTGTATGTGCCAGGTGGAACCGCTAGCTATCCATCGAGCGTTTTAATGAACGTGATACCTGCTAAAGTGGCCGGGGTAAAGCGTATCGTCATGGTGACGCCACCGACGCGTATGGGGGAACTTCCGCCTGCCGTATTAGTTGCTGCAAACGAAGCTGGGGTGACTGAAATCTATAAAATAGGCGGCGCTCAAGCGATTGCTGCGCTAGCGTACGGAACGGAAACGATTGCCCCGGTTGATAAAATCGTCGGACCTGGGAATATTTATGTCGCCTTAGCGAAACGGGAAGTATTTGGACAAGTGGATATCGATATGATTGCCGGTCCGAGCGAGATTGCGATTTTAGCAGACGATACGGCGGATGCCAAGGAAGTGGCGGCGGACTTACTTTCTCAAGCTGAGCACGACGAACGGGCGGCGAGTATTTTAGTTACTCCAAGCGAATCGTTGGCTTTGAAAGTTCAGCAAGAAATTGAAAAACAACTTCCTGAACTTCCTCGTCAACACATCGCTCGTGCTTCTTTAGCGAACAATGGCCGAATTGTCCTTGTTGCTTCCCTTGAAGAAGGAATAGAAGCGATCAATCAATTTGCTCCAGAACATTTAGAAATCATAGTGGAAAACGAGATGGAAGTGCTGGCCAACATTCAACATGCGGGGGCGATTTTTCTCGGAAGATGGAGCTCAGAACCCGTTGGAGATTACTTGGCGGGACCGAATCATGTGCTCCCAACAAACGGAACGGCCCGTTTTTCTAGTCCGTTAAACGTTAATGATTTTATTAAAATATCGAGCATTATCCGTTACAGCCAGCAAGCGCTCGAAGAACAGGCTTCGAAAATTGCGGCGTTTGCAAGATTAGAAGGATTGGAAGCCCATGCACGGGCGGTGGAAATTCGAATGGAAAAGCGAGGGGACCAATGA
- the hisH gene encoding imidazole glycerol phosphate synthase subunit HisH translates to MIGIVDYGVGNLFSVQKAFERIGVDAFVSSSIDELKRADGLILPGVGAFKDAMQRLHAQQLVPFLTEYIQERPLLGICLGMQLLFEESEENGLTKGLGFLPGRVVRIPNQTTEGEKVKVPHMGWNALKVASFAPDFQWVNRQYVYFVHSYYVQTDVPALLVATATYEVAIPSIVQKGNVTGMQFHPEKSGEVGQTLLKRFVQSCVRERTCDDISTLSSY, encoded by the coding sequence ATGATCGGCATTGTTGATTATGGGGTGGGCAATTTATTTAGCGTGCAAAAAGCGTTCGAGCGAATCGGAGTGGATGCGTTTGTCTCAAGTTCGATCGACGAACTGAAACGAGCAGACGGTCTCATTTTACCTGGCGTCGGTGCGTTTAAAGATGCTATGCAACGATTACATGCACAACAACTTGTCCCATTTTTAACGGAGTATATTCAAGAAAGGCCTCTTCTTGGAATTTGCCTTGGGATGCAATTGTTATTTGAAGAAAGTGAAGAGAATGGGTTGACGAAAGGGTTAGGTTTCTTACCTGGCCGGGTTGTTCGTATTCCGAATCAAACCACTGAAGGCGAAAAGGTCAAAGTACCCCATATGGGATGGAACGCGCTTAAAGTTGCCTCCTTTGCTCCAGACTTCCAGTGGGTCAACAGACAGTATGTGTATTTTGTTCATTCGTATTACGTTCAAACGGACGTTCCAGCCCTTTTAGTGGCTACAGCTACTTATGAAGTGGCTATCCCGAGTATCGTCCAAAAGGGAAACGTGACGGGCATGCAGTTTCATCCAGAAAAAAGCGGGGAAGTCGGTCAAACATTACTCAAACGGTTTGTTCAATCATGTGTAAGGGAGAGAACTTGTGATGACATTTCAACTTTATCCAGCTATTGA
- a CDS encoding 8-oxo-dGTP diphosphatase — MQRVTNCVFVKDDQILLIQKPKRGWWSAPGGKMEPGESIREACIREFREETGIYVKNPQVKGIFTFIIKDGHEVVSEWMMFTFLAKEGDGVNVRETEEGTIHWHSIDKLKELPMAEGDYHILDYVLHGKGILYGTFTYSPDFELISYRLDPS, encoded by the coding sequence ATGCAACGAGTAACCAATTGCGTATTTGTCAAGGATGATCAAATATTATTGATTCAAAAGCCGAAACGTGGATGGTGGTCTGCTCCAGGCGGAAAAATGGAGCCAGGTGAATCTATTCGTGAAGCGTGCATTCGTGAATTCCGGGAAGAGACGGGAATCTATGTGAAAAACCCGCAAGTAAAAGGGATTTTCACGTTTATTATAAAAGATGGGCATGAAGTGGTCTCTGAGTGGATGATGTTTACGTTTTTAGCGAAAGAAGGAGACGGTGTAAACGTAAGGGAAACGGAAGAAGGAACGATTCATTGGCATTCGATTGACAAACTAAAAGAATTGCCAATGGCTGAAGGGGATTATCATATCCTTGATTATGTGCTCCACGGAAAAGGAATCCTTTACGGAACGTTTACATATTCTCCAGATTTTGAATTAATTTCGTATCGACTTGATCCAAGCTGA
- a CDS encoding bifunctional phosphoribosyl-AMP cyclohydrolase/phosphoribosyl-ATP diphosphatase HisIE: protein MVENVRFDLNGLVPAIVQDVRTKEVLTLAYMNKESLIRSMETRQTWFYSRSRQELWHKGETSGNVQHIVNMSYDCDRDAILVQVIPEGPACHHGTTSCFDEPFFQTDRREEERATISILMLLDKRIEKRKLDRPEGAYTTYLFNEGIDKIGKKIGEEAAEVIIAAKNRNKEEVKWEVADLFYHILVLLQEQQVPLDDIWAVLKKRYDKG from the coding sequence ATCGTCGAGAACGTGCGCTTTGATCTAAACGGTCTTGTTCCAGCCATTGTACAAGATGTTCGTACAAAAGAAGTGCTAACGTTGGCGTATATGAACAAAGAGTCGCTCATTCGCTCCATGGAAACGAGACAAACATGGTTTTACAGTCGGTCGCGACAAGAGCTTTGGCATAAAGGTGAGACGAGTGGGAACGTGCAACATATCGTCAACATGTCATACGATTGCGACCGCGACGCTATTTTAGTTCAAGTCATTCCTGAAGGTCCGGCGTGTCATCATGGGACGACGAGCTGCTTTGACGAACCGTTTTTTCAAACCGATAGAAGGGAAGAGGAACGAGCCACCATTTCTATCTTAATGTTATTAGACAAACGAATTGAAAAGCGGAAGCTCGATCGACCAGAAGGCGCCTATACCACCTACTTATTCAATGAAGGAATCGATAAAATTGGGAAAAAGATCGGAGAAGAAGCTGCGGAAGTAATCATCGCTGCGAAAAATCGAAACAAAGAAGAAGTGAAATGGGAAGTCGCTGATCTTTTCTACCATATACTTGTTCTTTTACAAGAGCAACAAGTTCCATTGGATGATATTTGGGCGGTGTTAAAGAAACGATATGACAAAGGGTGA
- a CDS encoding YvcK family protein, whose translation MHQQPRVVVIGGGTGLPVLLRGLKKYPIDITAIVTVADDGGSSGRLRNELDIPPPGDVRNVLAALSDVEPLIEQLFQHRFKTANELSGHSLGNLIIAALTSITGDFVRAIQEMSRVLNVSGKVLPAANQSVVLHAEMEDGTVVSGESKIPFSGKRIRRVFLTPEHIEPLPETLDAIRTADLIVIGPGSLYTSILPNLLVPKIGEEVCRAKAKKVYICNLMTQAGETLDFTASDHVRAIYDHFQQPFIDTILVNNEEVPLDIQERYKEEMAKPVYFDIERLTDLGLDVIYDEIMTYEDGVIRHDTDKVSEILYSLLMESKNT comes from the coding sequence ATACATCAACAACCCCGAGTGGTCGTAATCGGTGGAGGGACTGGCTTGCCGGTTCTTTTACGCGGATTAAAAAAATATCCCATTGATATAACGGCGATTGTAACGGTAGCGGATGATGGAGGGAGTTCAGGAAGGTTACGAAATGAATTAGATATTCCCCCTCCTGGAGATGTACGTAACGTCTTAGCGGCGTTATCAGATGTCGAGCCGCTAATCGAGCAATTATTTCAGCACCGATTTAAAACAGCGAACGAATTATCGGGCCACTCGCTAGGTAATTTAATTATTGCTGCTTTAACGTCAATTACTGGTGATTTTGTCCGAGCGATTCAAGAAATGAGTCGAGTGTTAAATGTGAGCGGAAAGGTGCTCCCTGCAGCTAATCAAAGCGTTGTTTTACACGCAGAGATGGAAGATGGGACCGTTGTTTCGGGTGAATCAAAAATTCCGTTTTCAGGTAAGCGTATTCGCCGTGTGTTTTTAACACCTGAACATATTGAGCCCCTTCCGGAAACGTTAGATGCGATTCGAACAGCTGACTTGATCGTTATCGGACCGGGAAGTTTATATACGAGCATCTTGCCGAACTTACTTGTTCCGAAAATTGGTGAAGAGGTGTGCCGGGCGAAGGCGAAAAAAGTATATATCTGTAACTTAATGACACAAGCAGGCGAAACGCTTGATTTTACTGCAAGCGACCATGTAAGAGCGATCTATGATCATTTTCAACAACCGTTTATTGATACGATTTTAGTGAACAACGAAGAAGTTCCTTTAGACATTCAAGAACGGTATAAAGAAGAAATGGCCAAACCGGTTTATTTCGATATCGAACGATTAACGGATCTTGGCCTAGATGTCATTTATGATGAAATTATGACGTATGAAGATGGAGTTATACGACATGATACAGATAAAGTCTCGGAAATTCTTTACTCCCTATTAATGGAAAGTAAAAATACGTAA
- the rapZ gene encoding RNase adapter RapZ, which translates to MSTGSVSDVQLVIITGMSGAGKTVAIQSFEDLGFFCVDNLPPTLLPKFLELMKDSGSKMNKVAIVMDLRGREFFDHLFKALDDLAETSWVTPQILFLDAEDSVLVRRYKETRRSHPLAPSGLPLEGIRQERKLLEELKGRAQLIFNTSHMKPRELREKILTQFSVNKRSIFTVNVMSFGFKHGLPIDADLVFDVRFLPNPHYIEHMRPKTGLDAEVYEYVMKWNETQKFLEKTIDLLTFMLPHYKREGKSQLVIAIGCTGGQHRSVALTEYIGKYFENDYHTRITHRDIEKRKEKTT; encoded by the coding sequence ATGAGTACGGGTTCTGTAAGCGATGTTCAATTAGTCATTATTACCGGGATGTCAGGAGCAGGAAAAACGGTTGCCATTCAAAGCTTTGAAGATCTTGGTTTTTTCTGTGTCGATAATTTACCGCCGACTTTGTTACCGAAGTTTCTGGAATTGATGAAAGACTCGGGAAGTAAAATGAACAAAGTGGCGATTGTGATGGACCTAAGAGGTCGAGAATTTTTTGACCATCTATTTAAAGCCCTGGATGACTTGGCAGAAACGTCCTGGGTGACCCCACAAATTTTGTTCTTAGATGCGGAAGACTCGGTGCTCGTTCGCCGTTATAAAGAAACGCGCCGTTCACACCCATTAGCTCCATCCGGCCTCCCCCTTGAAGGAATTCGTCAAGAACGGAAGCTGTTGGAAGAGCTAAAAGGAAGAGCGCAACTTATTTTTAATACATCACATATGAAGCCGCGGGAGCTTCGGGAAAAAATTTTAACTCAGTTTTCGGTGAATAAGCGTTCTATTTTTACGGTAAACGTCATGTCGTTTGGTTTTAAACATGGTCTTCCTATTGATGCCGATTTAGTATTTGACGTTCGTTTTTTACCAAACCCGCATTATATTGAGCATATGCGCCCGAAAACAGGATTAGATGCAGAAGTGTATGAATATGTCATGAAATGGAACGAGACGCAAAAATTTTTAGAGAAAACGATCGACTTATTAACGTTCATGCTCCCACATTATAAACGAGAAGGGAAAAGTCAACTCGTTATTGCTATCGGCTGTACCGGTGGACAACACCGTTCCGTTGCCTTAACAGAGTACATTGGCAAGTATTTTGAAAACGACTATCATACACGTATTACCCATCGGGATATTGAGAAAAGAAAGGAAAAAACAACATGA
- the whiA gene encoding DNA-binding protein WhiA, producing MSFASETKKELTNLEVKLCCARSELSALIRMNGSLSFSNRLLIVNIQTENAAIARRIYTLIKRIYQTPVELLVRKKMRLKKNNVYIVRLKENARDILEDLKILGEGFTFIHDISAELVKKKCCKRSYLRGAFLAGGSVNNPETSSYHLEVFSQYKDHNDSLCDLMNTFGLNAKTLERKKGFITYLKEAEKITEFLNIIGAHNALLRFEDVRIVRDMRNSVNRLVNCETANLNKTIGAALRQVENIRYIDQTIGLDALPDKLREIAELRIAYQDVTLKELGEMVSGGKISKSGINHRLRKIDEIAEKLRAGEPINQLK from the coding sequence ATGTCGTTCGCATCTGAAACGAAAAAAGAATTAACGAATCTCGAAGTGAAGCTTTGTTGTGCTCGGTCAGAATTGTCGGCATTAATTCGCATGAACGGCTCATTATCATTTTCTAATCGCTTACTGATTGTCAACATCCAAACGGAAAATGCGGCTATTGCGAGAAGAATTTATACGCTTATTAAGAGAATTTATCAAACTCCTGTCGAATTGCTTGTTCGGAAAAAGATGAGATTAAAAAAGAACAATGTTTATATTGTTCGGTTAAAAGAAAATGCCCGTGACATACTAGAAGATTTAAAAATTCTCGGAGAAGGATTTACCTTTATACACGATATATCCGCAGAGCTCGTGAAGAAAAAGTGTTGTAAACGTTCTTACTTGCGTGGTGCTTTTTTAGCGGGAGGTTCCGTTAACAATCCAGAAACGTCTTCCTATCATTTAGAGGTGTTCTCTCAATATAAAGATCATAATGATTCATTATGTGATTTAATGAACACATTCGGTTTAAACGCTAAAACGTTAGAACGGAAGAAAGGGTTTATTACGTATTTAAAAGAAGCAGAAAAAATTACCGAGTTTTTAAATATTATCGGTGCACACAATGCGCTACTTCGCTTTGAAGATGTACGTATTGTACGCGATATGCGTAACTCCGTCAATCGGCTCGTAAATTGTGAGACGGCCAATTTGAATAAAACGATTGGTGCTGCCTTACGCCAAGTGGAAAACATTCGCTATATTGACCAAACGATTGGATTAGACGCATTACCGGATAAATTGAGAGAGATTGCGGAGCTTCGAATTGCCTACCAAGACGTGACATTAAAAGAACTCGGTGAAATGGTAAGTGGTGGAAAAATAAGTAAATCTGGAATCAATCACCGATTACGAAAAATCGATGAAATTGCTGAAAAACTTCGTGCAGGAGAACCGATTAATCAGTTGAAATAA
- the trxB gene encoding thioredoxin-disulfide reductase, protein MSEEKIYDVIIAGAGPAGMTAAVYSSRANMSTLMLERGVPGGQMANTEDVENYPGFDHILGPELSNKMFEHAKKFGAEYAYGDVKEIEDHGDYKVVKTGTKEYKARAVIIATGAEYKKLGVPGESELGGRGVSYCAVCDGAFFKGKNLVVVGGGDSAVEEGVYLTRFANKVTIVHRRDELRAQKILQQRAFENEKVDFIWSHTVKQINEKDGKVGSVTLVSTKTGEEREFETDGVFIYIGMVPLTKPFENLGITNENGYIETNERMETKVPGIFAAGDVREKSLRQIVTATGDGSIAAQSAQHYVEELKEKIKSRA, encoded by the coding sequence GTGAGTGAAGAAAAAATTTACGATGTGATCATCGCTGGAGCAGGTCCAGCGGGGATGACAGCAGCTGTATATTCTTCCCGTGCGAATATGTCTACTTTAATGCTTGAACGTGGTGTTCCTGGTGGACAAATGGCCAACACGGAAGATGTTGAAAACTATCCAGGGTTTGACCATATTCTTGGACCGGAGTTATCCAATAAAATGTTCGAGCATGCGAAAAAATTCGGTGCGGAATATGCGTACGGCGATGTAAAAGAAATTGAAGATCACGGAGACTATAAAGTGGTCAAAACAGGTACCAAAGAATATAAAGCCCGTGCGGTGATTATCGCTACAGGTGCGGAGTATAAAAAACTAGGTGTACCTGGCGAAAGTGAATTAGGCGGCCGTGGAGTTTCCTACTGTGCGGTTTGTGACGGCGCATTCTTTAAAGGAAAAAACCTTGTAGTTGTGGGCGGGGGTGACTCAGCGGTAGAAGAAGGAGTCTATTTAACACGTTTCGCTAATAAAGTAACGATCGTTCACCGTCGTGATGAACTACGTGCGCAAAAAATTTTACAACAACGTGCGTTTGAAAATGAGAAAGTCGACTTCATTTGGAGTCATACAGTGAAGCAAATTAACGAAAAAGATGGAAAAGTTGGCAGTGTAACGCTTGTATCCACAAAAACAGGAGAAGAGCGCGAATTTGAAACAGATGGTGTCTTCATTTATATTGGTATGGTTCCATTAACAAAACCGTTCGAAAACTTGGGCATTACGAACGAGAATGGATACATTGAAACTAATGAACGAATGGAGACGAAAGTACCAGGTATTTTTGCGGCAGGAGACGTCCGTGAAAAATCGTTACGCCAAATTGTCACAGCGACAGGTGATGGAAGTATCGCTGCGCAAAGTGCTCAACATTATGTAGAAGAGCTCAAAGAGAAAATAAAAAGCCGTGCCTAA
- the hisF gene encoding imidazole glycerol phosphate synthase subunit HisF: protein MLAKRIIPCLDVKDGRVVKGIQFEQLKDAGDPVELAKMYDRHGADELVFLDISASKEGRETMIDVVRSVASQLAIPFTVGGGIRTLEDMKRILRSGADKVSLNTAAVLNPELIQKGAAYFGNQCIVVAIDAKWDEEKGTWFVHTHGGNVRTELDVLTWAKRAVSLGAGEILLTSMDTDGGKKGYDVALTRVVSEVVHVPVIASGGAGSIEDFYTVFTEGKADAALAASIFHYRETSIEAVKTFLVGKGVPVRELGIHRRERAL from the coding sequence ATGTTAGCTAAACGAATTATTCCGTGTTTGGACGTAAAAGATGGTCGTGTCGTCAAAGGCATTCAATTTGAACAGTTAAAAGATGCGGGTGACCCGGTGGAGTTGGCGAAAATGTATGACCGTCATGGAGCGGATGAATTAGTGTTTTTAGATATTTCCGCATCAAAAGAAGGGCGGGAAACGATGATTGATGTCGTTCGTTCTGTAGCGAGCCAGTTAGCGATTCCATTTACAGTGGGGGGCGGTATTCGTACCTTAGAAGATATGAAACGAATTCTTCGCTCGGGAGCAGATAAAGTGTCATTAAATACAGCGGCGGTATTAAATCCTGAACTGATTCAGAAAGGAGCAGCGTATTTTGGTAACCAATGTATCGTTGTGGCCATTGATGCTAAGTGGGATGAAGAAAAAGGGACGTGGTTTGTGCATACCCATGGAGGGAATGTTCGGACGGAATTAGACGTTCTTACCTGGGCCAAACGAGCGGTATCCTTAGGTGCGGGAGAAATTTTACTAACAAGCATGGATACAGATGGGGGAAAAAAGGGATATGATGTCGCGTTGACGAGAGTGGTGAGTGAAGTCGTCCATGTTCCTGTCATTGCATCTGGCGGAGCAGGTTCGATAGAAGATTTTTACACCGTGTTTACCGAAGGAAAAGCGGACGCTGCATTAGCTGCTTCGATTTTTCATTATCGTGAAACGTCCATTGAAGCAGTAAAAACCTTTTTAGTCGGAAAGGGGGTCCCAGTTCGTGAGTTGGGAATCCATCGTCGAGAACGTGCGCTTTGA
- a CDS encoding tetratricopeptide repeat protein: MRKDSHVEKNKGKILSFIPTGEYYFSKGVKAFQRGDLENAKKYLIRANQLEPLEPMIVCQLGIVYAETGEYQKSNQLFHQVLNELDPYMVECHYFLANNYAYLGLFKESYKHITTYLELDPNGEFVQDAEELLEIIQLDAEEANEVLYEQDELIVKQEQAREQLEAGNFSKAIQMLEDIIEQFPDFYSAYNNLALAYFYTGETEKATTILHTVLDKNPGNLHALCNAAVFMYYQREEGRLNQLLDRLEKTYPMLLEHRYKLGATMALVGRYEKAFYWLRKLQKQGFEGDPAFYYWLSQAAYHTNHLEIARAAWKKLEMLSPEKKGTPPWEQKNTEPSLEINEAYIMEKMASTDVEDRLFGIFLFSLSENKKRLLSHTEWKGTEQFTSLEKGYFSLVLSEYIEAEVPAIIQRGHDVAVQLYEKHRPIRPENGGLFAFWFVVFTTIASENATFANVRGMAAGIDYLWHHLRNEKVTQRHVAELYGVSPSTVAKYVKQLKEWILK; encoded by the coding sequence ATGAGAAAAGACTCACACGTAGAAAAGAACAAAGGGAAAATTCTTTCGTTTATCCCTACAGGTGAATATTATTTTTCCAAAGGAGTCAAAGCGTTTCAACGCGGTGATTTGGAAAATGCGAAGAAATATTTAATTCGGGCGAATCAATTAGAACCGCTCGAACCGATGATTGTGTGTCAATTAGGAATTGTGTATGCGGAAACAGGAGAATATCAAAAATCTAATCAGTTGTTTCATCAAGTATTAAACGAATTAGACCCTTATATGGTCGAATGTCATTATTTTTTAGCGAACAACTATGCCTACTTAGGGTTGTTTAAAGAATCGTACAAACATATCACAACCTATTTAGAATTGGATCCAAATGGTGAATTTGTCCAAGATGCCGAAGAATTGCTCGAAATTATTCAGTTAGATGCCGAAGAGGCGAACGAAGTGTTGTACGAGCAAGACGAACTCATCGTAAAGCAAGAACAAGCACGGGAACAATTAGAGGCAGGAAACTTTTCAAAGGCGATTCAAATGCTTGAAGATATTATTGAACAGTTTCCAGATTTTTATTCGGCTTATAACAACTTAGCGCTTGCTTACTTTTACACCGGGGAAACGGAAAAAGCAACAACAATTCTTCATACCGTATTGGACAAAAATCCGGGAAACTTACACGCTTTGTGTAATGCGGCCGTATTTATGTATTATCAACGGGAAGAAGGACGACTTAATCAACTGCTGGATCGTTTAGAAAAGACGTACCCGATGTTGTTAGAACATCGATATAAACTAGGGGCGACGATGGCTCTTGTTGGTCGTTACGAGAAAGCTTTTTATTGGTTACGCAAGTTGCAAAAACAAGGGTTTGAAGGTGATCCTGCCTTTTATTATTGGCTCAGTCAAGCTGCCTATCATACAAACCATCTAGAAATTGCGCGAGCGGCGTGGAAAAAGTTAGAGATGTTAAGTCCGGAGAAAAAAGGAACGCCTCCTTGGGAACAAAAAAATACGGAACCATCATTGGAAATAAATGAAGCGTACATCATGGAAAAAATGGCGAGTACTGACGTAGAAGATCGCCTCTTTGGAATATTTTTATTTTCATTAAGCGAAAATAAAAAACGACTGTTATCTCATACCGAGTGGAAAGGGACGGAGCAATTTACGTCATTGGAAAAAGGATATTTTTCCCTCGTCCTTAGTGAATATATAGAAGCAGAAGTTCCTGCCATCATTCAAAGAGGACATGACGTAGCCGTACAGCTATACGAGAAGCACCGTCCGATTCGCCCAGAAAATGGAGGATTATTCGCGTTTTGGTTCGTCGTGTTTACGACTATCGCTTCTGAAAACGCGACGTTTGCCAATGTAAGAGGGATGGCCGCTGGAATTGATTATTTATGGCATCATTTACGAAACGAAAAAGTTACTCAGCGCCATGTTGCCGAACTTTATGGCGTTTCACCTTCGACCGTGGCGAAATATGTTAAACAGTTAAAAGAATGGATTTTGAAGTAG